The following proteins come from a genomic window of Tepidiforma thermophila:
- a CDS encoding D-alanine--D-alanine ligase family protein, producing MTRKRVAVIFGGRSGEHEVSIVSARSVMAALDPARWEAVPIGISRSGDWLTPDETRAALESGARAFHGLGRPLLSAAEALAALASCDVAFPLVHGTFGEDGTLQGFLEMAGMPYAGAGVAASAIGMDKALMKALFREAGIPVARYSVIRSWEYTLHQNTSMALIEDAIGYPCFVKPANGGSSVGITKVRSREDLPRAFAAAFACDDKVVVEEAITGRELECSVLGNEQPEASVVGEIVPDREFYDYDSKYDPASKTELYIPAPVTRAVAEDARELALRMYRVMGCEGYARVDFFLTPGDRLIANEVNTIPGFTSISMYPKLWEASGLPYRELLTRILELAFERHARRPRP from the coding sequence ATGACCCGCAAACGCGTCGCCGTCATCTTCGGTGGCCGCTCCGGCGAGCACGAAGTCAGCATCGTCTCGGCTCGCAGCGTCATGGCCGCCCTCGACCCCGCCCGCTGGGAGGCCGTCCCCATCGGCATCTCCCGCTCCGGCGACTGGCTCACCCCGGACGAAACGCGCGCTGCCCTCGAATCCGGCGCCCGGGCCTTCCACGGCCTCGGCCGACCCCTCCTCAGCGCTGCCGAGGCCCTTGCCGCCCTCGCCTCCTGCGACGTCGCCTTCCCGCTCGTTCACGGCACCTTCGGCGAAGACGGCACCCTCCAGGGCTTCCTCGAAATGGCCGGCATGCCCTATGCCGGCGCCGGTGTCGCCGCCTCCGCCATCGGCATGGACAAGGCGCTCATGAAGGCGCTCTTCCGCGAAGCCGGGATTCCCGTCGCCCGCTATTCCGTCATCCGATCATGGGAGTATACACTTCACCAAAATACGTCTATGGCCCTCATCGAAGACGCGATCGGCTACCCCTGCTTCGTCAAGCCGGCCAACGGCGGCTCCAGCGTCGGCATCACCAAAGTCCGCTCCCGCGAAGACCTCCCCCGCGCCTTCGCCGCCGCCTTCGCCTGCGACGACAAGGTCGTCGTCGAAGAGGCCATCACCGGCCGCGAACTCGAATGCTCGGTCCTCGGCAATGAGCAGCCCGAGGCCTCCGTCGTCGGCGAAATCGTCCCCGACCGCGAGTTCTACGACTACGACTCGAAGTACGACCCCGCCTCCAAAACCGAGCTCTATATCCCCGCCCCGGTCACCCGGGCCGTCGCCGAGGACGCCCGCGAACTCGCCCTCCGCATGTACCGCGTCATGGGCTGTGAAGGCTACGCCCGCGTCGACTTCTTCCTCACCCCCGGCGACCGCCTCATCGCCAACGAGGTCAACACCATCCCCGGGTTCACCAGCATCAGCATGTATCCTAAGCTCTGGGAAGCGTCCGGCCTGCCCTACCGCGAGCTGCTGACCCGCATCCTCGAGCTCGCCTTCGAACGCCACGCCCGGAGACCGCGGCCATGA
- a CDS encoding cell division protein FtsQ/DivIB — MIIRRNRGPQPGVVRRIVRRTRPAVGEARPRTIVRRSQFVIGEGVVAPRPRRRWRPGRRLLLTAGSIVVLAGLVAGGTWLYRAPYFRVSNVEVVGTQRMSPGTVISRTGLLGESMFTADLAAVQRLLYELPLVAAVRVERDWPSTIRIIIEERRPWGTWEQAGVDYLIDREGVVLAVGERLGPGAPAIRSSEPGTRLVGDRVDYQAVDAAAEIYERLPRQLGTTVAEVAFIKGKGVQVTTADGQIALFGDSSSIAYKLAVWAALAAEARQRNISYTTVDLRYGNRPVLQ; from the coding sequence ATGATCATCCGACGCAACCGCGGCCCCCAGCCCGGCGTCGTCCGCCGTATCGTCCGCCGCACCCGGCCGGCCGTCGGCGAAGCCCGACCCCGGACCATCGTCCGCAGGAGCCAGTTCGTCATCGGAGAAGGTGTCGTCGCGCCCCGGCCCCGCCGGCGCTGGCGCCCCGGGCGGCGGCTCCTCCTTACCGCGGGCAGCATCGTCGTCCTCGCCGGGCTCGTCGCAGGCGGCACATGGCTCTACCGGGCGCCGTACTTCCGCGTCTCGAACGTCGAGGTCGTCGGCACCCAGCGGATGTCGCCGGGGACGGTCATCAGCCGCACCGGCCTCCTCGGGGAGAGCATGTTCACCGCCGACCTCGCCGCCGTCCAGCGGTTGCTCTACGAGCTGCCCCTCGTCGCCGCCGTCCGTGTCGAGCGCGACTGGCCCTCCACCATCCGCATCATCATCGAGGAGCGCCGCCCCTGGGGCACCTGGGAGCAGGCCGGCGTCGATTACCTCATCGACCGCGAGGGCGTCGTCCTCGCTGTCGGCGAACGGCTCGGCCCCGGTGCGCCCGCCATCCGCAGCTCCGAACCTGGCACCCGCCTCGTCGGCGACCGCGTCGATTACCAGGCCGTCGATGCCGCCGCCGAAATCTACGAACGCCTGCCGCGCCAGCTCGGCACCACCGTCGCCGAAGTCGCCTTCATCAAGGGCAAAGGCGTCCAGGTCACCACCGCCGATGGGCAAATCGCCCTCTTCGGCGATTCCAGCTCCATCGCCTACAAGCTCGCCGTCTGGGCCGCGCTCGCCGCAGAAGCCCGCCAGCGGAACATCTCCTACACAACCGTCGACCTGCGCTACGGGAACCGCCCGGTGCTGCAGTAG